Proteins encoded within one genomic window of Bombus terrestris chromosome 11, iyBomTerr1.2, whole genome shotgun sequence:
- the LOC100650333 gene encoding uncharacterized protein LOC100650333, which yields MRVTLALAVILLVCISIQCVESKVKKTTQLSLQSKETNVVNFMRLLVMRLVFGVASAMGLGENLSGVLGGIFVPPGADDYSDYADDDFISDLF from the exons ATGAGAGTTACGCTCGCCTTAGCTGTAATCCTCCTTGTTTGTATCAGC ATTCAATGCGTTGAGAGCAAAGTAAAGAAGACAACACAGTTGTCTCTACAAAGCAAAGAAACGAACGTAGTGAACTTCATGAGATTACTCGTGATGAGACTTGTGTTTGGAGTTGCATCGGCGATGGGTCTCGGTGAAAATTTGTCCGGTGTGCTCGGAGGGATTTTCGTACCTCCTGGAGCAGATGATTACAGTGACTATGCCGATGATGATTTCATATCAGATTTGTTTTAA